The region CCGAGGATCCTGGACACCCCGCAGGACATTCAGCTTGAGGCGGCCGCCAACACGGTGGCCGTCCACCCGAGCCGAGACCTGCTGGTGTGCGGGGACGTGGACGGGGACGTGTACGCCTTCTCCTACTCGTGCACGGAAGGTGAGAACCGCGAGCTGTGGTCCTCCGGGCACCACCTCAAGTCCTGCCGCCAGGTGCGCTTCTCCGAGGACGGCGAGAAGCTCTACAGCGTATCCAGGGACAAGGCTGTCCACGTACTGGACGTGGAGCAAGGACGGCTGGTCACCAGGATCCGCGGCGCGCACGGCGCTCCCATCAATAGTCTGCTGCTGGTAGACGCCAACATCCTGGCGACTGGAGACGACGGAGGCACGCTCAAGGTCAGACAGCGGTGCTTCTCAACATTTTGACACCAAAGCAGTAACAAGACAAGGCCAAGTCCAGATCAAATGTCAAAATCATGTCATGGTTGAACATTTGGAGCATTGTCTTGAGACCTTGTGGTCCTGAGACCTTCAAATTGTGGTCCTGAGACCAGGTACAAAAGCCAGGACAATCTCAAAACTGTAAAGTTTGTTCATACAGTCACGTCTGATAACGATGTTCGCTGtatgaataatttttttttgcctaaaGGTGTGGGACATGAGGAAAGGTTCGGCCATCATGGATTTGAAGCACCACGAGGACTACATCAGTGACATGGCTGTAGATGAGGCTAAAAAGATCCTGCTTACAACCAGGTGAGATTGGACAAGACTAGTTTGGAGACTGTCGGCTAACCTCCTTTGCTGTTAAGTGGCGACGGCACCATGGGCGTCTTCAACATCAAGAGGCGGCGCTTTGACTTACTGTCCGAGTACCAGAGCGGCGATCTGACCTCGGTGACGCTGATGAAGCGAGGCAAGAAAGTGGTCTGCGGCTCTAGCCAAGGCACCGTCTACATCTTCAACTGGAACGGCTTCGGCGCCACCAGCGATCGTTTCGCCCTACAGGCCGAGTCGGTGGACTGCATCGCCCCGGTCAACGATAACATCCTATGCGCTGCCTCCATTGACGGCTACATCCGGTCAGTTGAAAGCCTTCCGTTCATTACACTTGGATGTCAAATGGAAACATTCAACATTAGTTATTTTGAACGCAACCAAGCTGTAGAAACTCaactaccgtcattttcggactataagtcgcaccagagtataagtcgcgccagccataaaatgcccaaaaaagtgaaaaaaaaacatataccgtttttttccatgtataatgcgcaaaatttaactaatttattgtcctgaaatctggggtgcgcattatacatgggtacaattttttattttattttttttatccggatatgatacggaggccgccattacagatgcgctttctttcttctctggtgttcacttcaaacacgctccatacgaacacaatgctcttgtatcagacaaggcttgctgtcacaatgtacccctacacaaatccgaaacatttcttggctatcgagtttgctagcgcatgcgcagtgatactgaccggcagaataacatcgggttgttcccaaagatgatcttttttctgaaataattttaccttcacggacttaagtcggagtcaaaatctgggtgcgtattatacatgggtacaggcttttttccagcatcaacatgctatttttagggtgcgtattatacatgggggcgcattatacacggaaaaaaacggtatatgtatatgtcgccccccccacccaaactatgaaaaaaaaaacgcgacttgtagtccgaaaattacggtaatcaaagTCTGCGAACTAAACGCTCATGCAAATGATCGTTAAGGGTCTCGCGGAAATTAGCGTACTAATAGcagcttattaaacatgacctctttttcatttttaatcaaaCGTCCAACTATTAAATTCCCCGCCGTATCTTTGTAACTTTTCTGCCCATCAGAGCCATCAACATCTTCCCGAACCGCGTCATAGGCTGCATCGGGCAGCACGTTGGCGAACCTATCGAGGAGCTTGCTAAAAGCTGGGACTCTCGCTTCCTGCTCAGCTGTGCCCACGACCAGCTCATCAAGTTTTGGGACATCACCTCTTTAGCCACCGCCACCGTCAACGAGTAccgaaagaggaagaaaaaggaCGGACGCCTGAAATCGCTTTCCAAGAAAGCTATGGGAGAAAACGACTTTTTCTCGGGACTTGTCGAGGAGCCGccgaaaaaggaggaggaggaggaagaagaagatgatAGCGACAGTGGCAGTGATTAAaagtccattttgttttgtgattCCCGGAAAGAGTGCTCTCTCTGTCAACTAGTGCTAAGCACACAATGTTCTGTTACTCCCaacatttaaaaacatgcaGCCGTGCTTTCTACCGCTTATTTTTGTCCGGGTGGTCGACGATGACGAGAGCTGTGCAGATCGATCCGTGTATCgacaaacgatgaaaaaaaaaatgggacttatagtccgaaaattacggtatttctaTGATGTCAgatattttcaaataattattGTGTAGAATGACGGGATCATACATTAAGAGTTGTTTGAGGTTTTCTATCTCCCGCCTACTTGTTTATTATTGTATATAATGTCTGAGTGAGAATCAAGTCATAAGTTTTTGGAATTTAAGAAAGGCAGAAACTCCAAAATGGAAGACCAGCTTGAGTTCCATGAAACATTTGTCATGAACACGAATTTCAtatgaaatgaaacatttttgaaattagACCTCGCAGCATTTATTGCTTTACAAAGGCACGTTCAACTTTGACCCCTGAACGCGGTAAGGTGAAACCGGAAATGAGTTTACCGCGCCGCGTGTCACGTGACGCGGGCAGGTCTGCTTGCTTCAGTCACGTGACACGTAACGTAGTAACCGGTAAGCTTCCGGTGGCGCGGAAGCATTTTCTTTTCGCAGTGGTAATTGTCAGACTAGTTATAATTACTGGGTAAGTCAAACCTTCGTTTGTCTTCCCACGCGCCCGACGACTAAACGCGACGTCGAGTTAACGCTCAAGTTCTCCACAGAGCCGAACGGCTCCCTATTAGCATCATTGCTAGCACGCTTGTAAACAATCGAACCTAGCTTGCTGCTAATGACGCGCGTTTCACGTTAATTCTGTTTCTGTTTAATCCACCACGAAGCACGTGTTAGATACCGCTCAAATGccattttgtgtattttgttaaATGCGAAAGTTTGATAACGAAACGGCATGTGGCACGATAATAGTGGTGgttacattgtgtgtgtgtgtataagtaGGGAATGAACGTAAAcatgacgtttttgttttgtctccctTCACTTCTATGGATTTGAATTACACAGGACAGTTTTGACGCAGCAAAATGCCGGGAAAACAGCAGTTCAAACCAGGCGACCTCGTGTTCGCCAAAATGAAGGGCTACCCTCACTGGCCTGCCAGGGTaaacccacgcacgcacacacactcacacacacacaaggaaggacacaaaaagaagaaaaacactaCACACGTGGACTCACACATTTAGCTCTCAACGTTAACCCCAAAACGTAATGTAACAAAAAGCCCtacaaaataccgtttttttccatgtataatgcgcaaaatctaactaatttattgtcctaaaatcttttatacatgggtacaatttttttttttttaatttaaatttatttatttatatatattttttaaatccggatatgatacggaggccgccattacagatgcgctgtctttcttctctgctgttcacttcaaacacgctccatacgaactagatcacctgctcgtatgctgtcacaatgtagcctacacaaatccgaaacatttcttcgctatcgagtatgctagcgcatgcgcagtgatactgaccggcagaataacatccggttgttcccaaagatgatattttttttgaaataattttacgttgacggacttaagtaggagtccaaatttgggggcgtattatacatgggtacaggcttttttccagcattgacgtgccatttctagggtgcgtattatacatgggggcgcattatacatggaaaaaaaacggtagtaacaACTCCTATGCATCAAATATTCTGACACGAAAAGTCTCATTCAAACACTATGTTCGTCACACTGggtggaaaaataaaatctttatGGTGagcattttattgatttattttgggaAACTATCTTGTTCATTCCTGGCAGGTCTGTAAATTGGATGAGCCACACAAGAAGAGACTTGGCGTCTTCTTTTTCGGGACCCATCAGATGTATGTACACGTCGATTCCTGTGTGCGACATCAACTGCAATCTGTTTGTGTCAAAGAaaatcgtgttttattttttagaggACAACTCCTGCCGGAAAATCTGGTCCCATTCTCTGGGAATAAGTCGAAGTACGGCACCGGCGTTCGACTCAGAGGCTTCTCCGAGGGCATGTGGGAGATCCAGAACACACCCGGAGTCGGCAAGAAATCCACAGTCAGTGTCTCTATTATCAATTTTGGCCATAACTAAGATATCATAATTTCTTCATGCTACTGTAGTTCTAGTTGCAAGAGAATTGTTTATCATTGTTTCTAGCCTTGCTTACATAAAAATGAACCGTCTCAAATTTCAATCTCGTTCATTGAAACTAATCGACGGAATCTAAGTGAAactgtgaagaagaagaaaatacacacaaatttAGTTTTGCTTTTGTGCTACACTGTCATAGTCAATTCATTGGGACTTTTTGACAAAATCCGCTGTCCTGAAAAGTTTCTCTCCTTCGCACATTTGATTGAAACGATCAGGTTTGTCATCGTCGAGAATTTACCGAGATTGCTGATGAGCTGTTTTGAATTAGGTGCGCTGCGGCGGGGAGAACTCAAAGTTCAaactcagctttattgtcaatcccttcatatgtcagacacacaaagagaccgaaattccgtttcctccatcccacggtgacgagacacagtacacgataaacatacaagtagacgacacaaaaaaacaagaaggcacaaacaataactaataaataataaatacataaaatgagtgatgaataaacaaaGTAGAAGTAGTGCTCGGAGCGGCAACATTTCTGAATTTTGTGCCTCGctaaagtaccgtattggcccgaatataagacgaccccgactataagacgacccccctctttttcaaggctcaagtttgaaaaaaacctTTGTCTAGACcttgaatgtaagacgaccccctttTTCAGTTTCATTTCAATGGAAAAAACCTCAGTAAGTGCCACATCATCCAAGAAACGTACGTCTGtttacttttcatttatttcctaCAAAATGGAATGGCGATGTGATAAAGCCACAGATCTGTctgcgttgttgttgttgttgtgatacAATTTATGATTTGCTAACCTGGCTTCAAGGCCCCATTTGTTTGGTGGAATTTTCTGGAGTTCGAGTCGATTAAAGTAATTTTACTATTTTTTAGATTCATTCCGGgttcatttgcatttgttttagCGTAATCGCATCCTATCagagcaaaacaaataaaacatcagAAAGATGAAAGAATAACTGCAGGTTAAATCTCAATATTGAGGGGTAAAAATCACAAttggattatttttcaaaatcgtCCAGCCATAATTGTCGCTGCTACTAATCAACCATGAAAATTTTGAAGTGGTTTGTTCTGCTTGAAGTCAACAAACCTGGACAGTTAACAAGAGATGAAATGATTACAGCAAGTGcaaattccctttttttttttctctccttgtgCTCGTCTCAGTTTGCAGCTAAAGGTCCACCTGCGAAACCAGTCGCCACTTCGAAAACAACCTGCGCAGCCGCAATACCGCCTGCCGCAGTCAAAAGCTCGCCCGGAGGCGACGATGCGAACGGCGCTGCTGTGAAAACGTCTTCGGAGGCGGCTAGCCTCGCCGGCAGCACCTTGCTCCTGAAGGAGTGTGTGGTCAAATGCGGCCCGGCCAAGACTCTGCACGATCACCTGAGCGGCGCCAACGAGTTGGCGGGCCAGCCGGCGAGCTCTGTGACCGCATCCGACAGCGGGACGAAAAGTGAGCTGGTGGCAAAAACTCTGAGAAGATCTTCGTTCAGGTCACCCGCGCAAGTGCAACTGGAGGAAAAGAAAATAGATACTCAAACCCGACAGGAAGCCTCCACGGTCACAGGCGGCGCGGCGGGACAGACGCCAGGATCGACGCCACGGGGTCGAGGATGGCCGCAGAGACGAGGACGGCCGAGGAACATCCCGGCGGAAACCAAGAGCGACGTACTGCAGGTTGGCATGTGCAtctaccgaaaaaaaaaaaaaaacaattccagtGAACCTTGTCTCTGTGGAGATAACGAGTTGTATTAAAAGTCGCCTCCTTTGCCTCGTCCCCGCTAGGCCAAAGAAAGCCAGACGGCGCCGAGCGGCGGCGCGCATGTGACCGCTAGCACGCTGCGACTGAAGCCCTGCGTGGTCAAATGCATCCCCGCAAAGACCCCGGACACTCGCAAGTCGGCCAGCGAGCCGGCCAGACCGTCTGCACCGACTCCGGCGGCCGACCCCGCAACTGCACAGGAAGCTTCGGCGCCCGTGGTGAAGAGGAAGCCGGGACGGCCGAGGAAAATCTGGAAAGAGAAGAGCCAGGTATTTAAGTTTAAACAAGTTCAAAAATATCAATTCTTGGCTTCATGGCTCGCTATTCCGCCCAAACATGAAACCATCAAAGCATAGtgagctgtttttgtttgtcttgccaGGTTGAAGTTGAGCCATCGAAAAGGACACACGAGTCGCCGTCTCCCGCCAGCGCAAACACGCCAGACGACTCCCACGGCGCCGCGCCCGCTCCCAAAATGTCCGATCAGGCCCAACTTGCCGCCGCGCAAACATCCGGCATCGAAGATGAGCGGGACGCCGAGATGGAGAAGTTGACACCTGGCCGCCGAGgagggaagaggaagaaaagagaGGAGGCGGAGCAGGAAGGAGGCGAGAAAGGAAGGACGAAGACGACGGTGGAGGCGTCGACAGCGCGCAGAGGAGGGAAGAAAatgagggtcgacggggaaaaGCGGGAAGGAGACGAGAAGGGAAAGGCGGAGGCGGCGACCGAGGAGTCCACGTTAAGCCGAGGAGGGAAGCGGAAGAGAAAGGAGACCAAGCAGGAAGCTGAGCTTGAAAAGATGCTACCGAGccgagaaggaaagaaaaaagtcgGGGGAAAGGAGGAGACCAAGCAGAAGAGCGACAAAGAAGAGGAGATGATGGAGGCGGCGGAGGAGACGACGACGGCAGAggagacgacgacgacgacgacggcggAGGAGCCGACACCGAGCCGGAGAAAAAGAGATGACGCCCAGCAAGAAAAGATTGAGGCCATCGCGGAGGAGACGTCGCCTAGCCAAGGAGACCAGGCAAAGGccaaagaaggaaaaaaggagcaGACCAAACAGGAAGGAAAGACAGAGGCCATGCCGGCGCTACCTAGCCGAGGAGGAAAGAGGAAGGAGGAGACGGAGCAGAAGAGAAGCGCAGACGCAAGAACGGAGGCCACGGCCGAGGAAGCGTCTGGCCGCGAAGGGAAGACAAAACGTAAAGCGAGGGAAGACACCAAGCAGATGGGAGGCGAGGAAGGAAAGGCGGTGTTGACCCCGCACGAGACGGCGCCTCGCCCAGACGAGAAGTCAAAGACAAAAGAAGCCAGAAAGGAGGAGGCcaagcgaggaggaggaggaggagacagGCTGGCAAAGACGCAGGGTGATCCGCCACCCAGCCAAGAAGACGGGACACAAACAAACCAAAGGGAGGGGAACAAGCGGTCAGGAGACGAGGAAGCAAAGACCGGGGCGACGGCCGAGGACTCCACGCTCGGCTCAGAAGAGAAGACAAGTGAAGGCAAAAAGGAAGAGACCAAGCAGGTAGGAGACGAGGAAGGAAAGGCAACGGCGGAGGAGGGCTCGACACTCGGAGAGAAGACAAAAGAAGGGGGAAAGGAACGGAACGAGAGCTTAGGAGATGAGGAAGGACAGACAGCGGCGCAGGGCTCCACACTTGGGGAGAAGACAGAAGAAGGGGGAAAGGAAGAGACCGAGCAGTCGGATGGAAAACCGCAAGGGACCGCAGGTGAGTCAACGGCCAGCCCACAAGGCCACCAAAGCGACCAGACCGAGCAGTTAGGAGACGAGGAAGGAAGGACAAAGGCCACGACGGAAGAGTCCATGCCTGGCCGAGACGGGAGGACCAAAAGAAAAGAACGGGACGAGGCCAAGCACACCAAGGTGACCACTGACGAGTTCAGGCCTAGCCGAGGAGACCAGGCGAAGGcaaaagaagggaaaaaggaggaGAGCAAGGAAGGAAAGACAAAGGCGAGGACAGAGGAGTCAAGATCCAGCCACGGAGAAGGCGAAAAAGAGGAGACCAAGCCCACGGGAGGCAAAGAAGGAAAGACCGAGAGGACCACGGCGGAGGAGTCCACGTTGAGCCGAGAAGGAAAGATGAAGACAAAAGGATGCAAAGAGGAGGAGAGCAAGCCGGTGGGAGCCCGGGAAGGAAAGACAAAGGTGGCTCCGGAGGAGTCCGCCCTTTGCCCAGGAGAGAAGGCAAAGGCAAAAGATGTGGCCAAGCAGACGCCAGGAAAGGAAGCCGAGACCGCAGAGGAGTCCACGGTGAGCCGAAGAGGAGGCCAGAAGGATGACGACAAGCAGGCGGGAGGCCAGGAAGGAAAGACAAAGGCGACCGCGGAGGAGGGGAGCCGAGGAGAGAAGAGGAAACGAAAAGAAGGCCAAAGGGAGAAGACCAAACAGGAGGGAGGCCAGAAAGCCAAGCCGGAGTCGCCGGCAGAGGAGTCCACGCCCGGCCCAGGAGGAGGGAAGAGGCAGAGAAGACAAGTTGAAAAAGACCAGAGCAAGCGCCCAGGACACCAGGGAGGCAAGCCCGAggtcacggcggcggcggcggcagggaAAAGCAGGCCGCCCGAGGAGCGACGCAGGAAGGTGACCAGAGCCGACGCCCGGCGAGACGCCCGGCAGGGAGCCGATCGAGAGAACTGCAAAAGCCAGAGCGAGCCCAGGGTGGACCAGGAAACCAGAGGAGAGAAGAAGAGCAGGTCGAGGAAAGCGGCCGCGGCCATGGAGCAAAGCGACACCGCGGAAGAAGAGGTGAGGCTTCTCGCGCTGCTTTCTGCGTCTTGCCCGAGTCCAGCTGACAGCCGCGTTGGTccccagcagcagcggcggcggcggaggctgGCGGCCAAGCGGGAGAGCGTCCTCAAGTCGCTGCGAGGTCTGCTCAAGGCCAGCAGGGGCGGCAAGCGCAGGGACACCGGCACCAAGAGCTTCACGTGAGCGCACACGTCCGGCCGGGCCCGACGGCTCGTCGCCGCCGCCTCTGACCCCTTTGCTCTTTGTCCCGACAGGAAGGCCTCCATCCGAGCCAAGCGGCCGCGGGGCCACACGCTCAAAGAATCCAACGCCAGAAAGAAGACGACGCAGCCGCCGGCGACGGCGAGTCCACCCGTCACGGAAAATACAAACGCCACGGCCAAACAAAGCGACGGCAAAGTCAAAGACAGTCGGCCGGCGTCGGAGGACGAGCTCCAGAAGAAAGATGGCAAGAAGTTGATTGGCAAAATTGTGAAAGCAACCACCAAGGTTCAGGTGAAGACCATGATGGGCGGAGCCACGGTGGCGCCgccggcggcggaggaggagaaggCGGCGGCCGCAAACACCGAGAGGACGGCGGACCTAAGCGACGAAGAGGAGAGGAAGCCGCACCGAGTCTCGGCGGAGGACGAGAAAGCCGCCACCAAGCGCGGCGACGAAAAGGACGACGCCGTCGCAAAGGCTGCGGGCAAGAGGCAACGCcatgagccgccgccgccgcacaagGACGCCAAGCAGCAAGGTGGCGGCAGGAGCCGCAAAGCCAACGTCCACGACGATCAGCGTTGCGACTCCGGAGAGAATCACCAGCAGGACAAGAACAACGTGAACTTGACGCCCACCGATTCCACCCTGCACAGAATCCACGGAGACATCCGCATCTCGCTCAAAAGCGACAACCCGGTAGGAACTCTATTCCGACCGTCAGTGCCatcgagcgagcgagggagggacggaggtcAAACTCAAACAGCCGTCTCAcgtgtctgcttttttttttttgtcacccgCTTAGGATGTTGCCAAGTGTCTGGCGGCGTTGGATCAGCTCAGCGGCGTCTACGTAACGTCACAGCACGTCCACAGACACAGCGAGCTCATCTCCACTCTCAGGAAGGTGAGCGAGCGCCTGTCTTTTGGATTGTGTAgctctgctgccatctagcggcctCTAGACGCAATCACTGGGAAACGTCTCTGTCGCCGCAGATGCGCTTCTACCGCGCCAACCAGGACATCATGGACAAGGCGGCCATGTTGTACAACCGCTTCAAGAACGCCTTCCTCCTCGGCGAGGGCGAGGAGGTTGTGAGCGCCGCCTTCCTGCGCTCGCTGCTGAAGGAGAAGGAACGCGAGGAGGCGCAGCGCTGCAAGAAGGAAAAGGCGGCGGGAGGCGAGAAGGACCACGTCCAGGGATGCCAGGCGCCTTCAGGTTCGTTGTCGGCGGGCGACGCGTCGGTCGTTGGCGCCGTGCGTCTGACCACCCTTTTGATCTTCTTCACAGCGGACTAGC is a window of Syngnathus typhle isolate RoL2023-S1 ecotype Sweden linkage group LG1, RoL_Styp_1.0, whole genome shotgun sequence DNA encoding:
- the wdr55 gene encoding WD repeat-containing protein 55 gives rise to the protein MAASVEHAGAPSTSQIDVNADPASSQIEAGALTSDDDEDESAEPRILDTPQDIQLEAAANTVAVHPSRDLLVCGDVDGDVYAFSYSCTEGENRELWSSGHHLKSCRQVRFSEDGEKLYSVSRDKAVHVLDVEQGRLVTRIRGAHGAPINSLLLVDANILATGDDGGTLKVWDMRKGSAIMDLKHHEDYISDMAVDEAKKILLTTSGDGTMGVFNIKRRRFDLLSEYQSGDLTSVTLMKRGKKVVCGSSQGTVYIFNWNGFGATSDRFALQAESVDCIAPVNDNILCAASIDGYIRAINIFPNRVIGCIGQHVGEPIEELAKSWDSRFLLSCAHDQLIKFWDITSLATATVNEYRKRKKKDGRLKSLSKKAMGENDFFSGLVEEPPKKEEEEEEEDDSDSGSD
- the LOC133153785 gene encoding nucleolar protein dao-5-like isoform X2, whose product is MPGKQQFKPGDLVFAKMKGYPHWPARVCKLDEPHKKRLGVFFFGTHQIGQLLPENLVPFSGNKSKYGTGVRLRGFSEGMWEIQNTPGVGKKSTFAAKGPPAKPVATSKTTCAAAIPPAAVKSSPGGDDANGAAVKTSSEAASLAGSTLLLKECVVKCGPAKTLHDHLSGANELAGQPASSVTASDSGTKSELVAKTLRRSSFRSPAQVQLEEKKIDTQTRQEASTVTGGAAGQTPGSTPRGRGWPQRRGRPRNIPAETKSDVLQAKESQTAPSGGAHVTASTLRLKPCVVKCIPAKTPDTRKSASEPARPSAPTPAADPATAQEASAPVVKRKPGRPRKIWKEKSQVEVEPSKRTHESPSPASANTPDDSHGAAPAPKMSDQAQLAAAQTSGIEDERDAEMEKLTPGRRGGKRKKREEAEQEGGEKGRTKTTVEASTARRGGKKMRVDGEKREGDEKGKAEAATEESTLSRGGKRKRKETKQEAELEKMLPSREGKKKVGGKEETKQKSDKEEEMMEAAEETTTAEETTTTTTAEEPTPSRRKRDDAQQEKIEAIAEETSPSQGDQAKAKEGKKEQTKQEGKTEAMPALPSRGGKRKEETEQKRSADARTEATAEEASGREGKTKRKAREDTKQMGGEEGKAVLTPHETAPRPDEKSKTKEARKEEAKRGGGGGDRLAKTQGDPPPSQEDGTQTNQREGNKRSGDEEAKTGATAEDSTLGSEEKTSEGKKEETKQVGDEEGKATAEEGSTLGEKTKEGGKERNESLGDEEGQTAAQGSTLGEKTEEGGKEETEQSDGKPQGTAGESTASPQGHQSDQTEQLGDEEGRTKATTEESMPGRDGRTKRKERDEAKHTKVTTDEFRPSRGDQAKAKEGKKEESKEGKTKARTEESRSSHGEGEKEETKPTGGKEGKTERTTAEESTLSREGKMKTKGCKEEESKPVGAREGKTKVAPEESALCPGEKAKAKDVAKQTPGKEAETAEESTVSRRGGQKDDDKQAGGQEGKTKATAEEGSRGEKRKRKEGQREKTKQEGGQKAKPESPAEESTPGPGGGKRQRRQVEKDQSKRPGHQGGKPEVTAAAAAGKSRPPEERRRKVTRADARRDARQGADRENCKSQSEPRVDQETRGEKKSRSRKAAAAMEQSDTAEEEQRRRRRLAAKRESVLKSLRGLLKASRGGKRRDTGTKSFTKASIRAKRPRGHTLKESNARKKTTQPPATASPPVTENTNATAKQSDGKVKDSRPASEDELQKKDGKKLIGKIVKATTKVQVKTMMGGATVAPPAAEEEKAAAANTERTADLSDEEERKPHRVSAEDEKAATKRGDEKDDAVAKAAGKRQRHEPPPPHKDAKQQGGGRSRKANVHDDQRCDSGENHQQDKNNVNLTPTDSTLHRIHGDIRISLKSDNPDVAKCLAALDQLSGVYVTSQHVHRHSELISTLRKMRFYRANQDIMDKAAMLYNRFKNAFLLGEGEEVVSAAFLRSLLKEKEREEAQRCKKEKAAGGEKDHVQGCQAPSAD
- the LOC133153785 gene encoding nucleolar protein dao-5-like isoform X1; its protein translation is MPGKQQFKPGDLVFAKMKGYPHWPARVCKLDEPHKKRLGVFFFGTHQIGQLLPENLVPFSGNKSKYGTGVRLRGFSEGMWEIQNTPGVGKKSTFAAKGPPAKPVATSKTTCAAAIPPAAVKSSPGGDDANGAAVKTSSEAASLAGSTLLLKECVVKCGPAKTLHDHLSGANELAGQPASSVTASDSGTKSELVAKTLRRSSFRSPAQVQLEEKKIDTQTRQEASTVTGGAAGQTPGSTPRGRGWPQRRGRPRNIPAETKSDVLQAKESQTAPSGGAHVTASTLRLKPCVVKCIPAKTPDTRKSASEPARPSAPTPAADPATAQEASAPVVKRKPGRPRKIWKEKSQVEVEPSKRTHESPSPASANTPDDSHGAAPAPKMSDQAQLAAAQTSGIEDERDAEMEKLTPGRRGGKRKKREEAEQEGGEKGRTKTTVEASTARRGGKKMRVDGEKREGDEKGKAEAATEESTLSRGGKRKRKETKQEAELEKMLPSREGKKKVGGKEETKQKSDKEEEMMEAAEETTTAEETTTTTTAEEPTPSRRKRDDAQQEKIEAIAEETSPSQGDQAKAKEGKKEQTKQEGKTEAMPALPSRGGKRKEETEQKRSADARTEATAEEASGREGKTKRKAREDTKQMGGEEGKAVLTPHETAPRPDEKSKTKEARKEEAKRGGGGGDRLAKTQGDPPPSQEDGTQTNQREGNKRSGDEEAKTGATAEDSTLGSEEKTSEGKKEETKQVGDEEGKATAEEGSTLGEKTKEGGKERNESLGDEEGQTAAQGSTLGEKTEEGGKEETEQSDGKPQGTAGESTASPQGHQSDQTEQLGDEEGRTKATTEESMPGRDGRTKRKERDEAKHTKVTTDEFRPSRGDQAKAKEGKKEESKEGKTKARTEESRSSHGEGEKEETKPTGGKEGKTERTTAEESTLSREGKMKTKGCKEEESKPVGAREGKTKVAPEESALCPGEKAKAKDVAKQTPGKEAETAEESTVSRRGGQKDDDKQAGGQEGKTKATAEEGSRGEKRKRKEGQREKTKQEGGQKAKPESPAEESTPGPGGGKRQRRQVEKDQSKRPGHQGGKPEVTAAAAAGKSRPPEERRRKVTRADARRDARQGADRENCKSQSEPRVDQETRGEKKSRSRKAAAAMEQSDTAEEEQQRRRRRLAAKRESVLKSLRGLLKASRGGKRRDTGTKSFTKASIRAKRPRGHTLKESNARKKTTQPPATASPPVTENTNATAKQSDGKVKDSRPASEDELQKKDGKKLIGKIVKATTKVQVKTMMGGATVAPPAAEEEKAAAANTERTADLSDEEERKPHRVSAEDEKAATKRGDEKDDAVAKAAGKRQRHEPPPPHKDAKQQGGGRSRKANVHDDQRCDSGENHQQDKNNVNLTPTDSTLHRIHGDIRISLKSDNPDVAKCLAALDQLSGVYVTSQHVHRHSELISTLRKMRFYRANQDIMDKAAMLYNRFKNAFLLGEGEEVVSAAFLRSLLKEKEREEAQRCKKEKAAGGEKDHVQGCQAPSAD